The Conger conger chromosome 15, fConCon1.1, whole genome shotgun sequence genome contains a region encoding:
- the pla2g15 gene encoding group XV phospholipase A2, with the protein MVSFRGLILPLLQLFYVAFSYGTPVNKNRGNSTAARPPVVLIPGDLGNQLEAKLDKPSVVHYICYKKTNDYFTLWLNLELLVPVAIDCWIDNMRLIYNWRKRRTEAPPGVNVRVPGFGKTYPLEFLDPSKHSVGMYFFTIAQALVDWGYTRDGDLRGAPYDWRKAPNENKPYFLALQKMIEDMAHKAGSPVVLIAHSMGNMYTLYFLSQQPQSWKDRYIKAFISLGAPWGGVAKTLRVMTSGDNDRIPLISSLKIRAQQRTAVSTPWLLPYGNTWPSGKVLVYTANENYTLGDYQRFFSDISYEEGWAMRHDTEALVNVLEPPGVELHCLYGTGVDTPEAFHYGAGFPDVEPTVVDNGDGDGTVNLVSAVACKRWVGRQKQPVVLHELPGNEHVAMLLNYTTIAYIKNVLFP; encoded by the exons ATGGTGTCCTTTAGAGGGCTGATTCTGCCGCTGCTCCAGCTGTTTTATGTGGCATTTTCATATGGAACTCCAGTAAACAAAAACCGTGGCAACTCCACCGCAGCCAGACCCCCTGTCGTCTTGA TTCCAGGAGACCTGGGGAACCAGCTGGAGGCAAAGCTAGACAAGCCTAGCGTGGTCCACTACATCTGCTACAAGAAGACCAATGACTACTTCACCCTATGGCTAAACCTGGAGCTACTGGTGCCTGTGGCCATCGACTGCTGGATCGATAACATGAG ACTGATCTATAattggaggaagaggaggacagaggCACCCCCGGGGGTAAATGTGAGGGTTCCGGGGTTTGGGAAAACTTACCCCCTGGAGTTCCTGGACCCGTCGAAGCACAGCGTTG GGATGTACTTCTTCACCATAGCACAGGCGCTGGTAGATTGGGGGTACACTCGAGATGGTGACTTACGGGGCGCTCCATACGACTGGCGCAAGGCTCCAA ACGAGAACAAGCCGTACTTCCTGGCCCTGCAGAAGATGATCGAGGACATGGCGCACAAGGCCGGCAGCCCGGTGGTGCTCATCGCCCACAGCATGGGCAACATGTACACGCTGTACTTCCTGAGCCagcagcctcagtcctggaagGACCGCTACATCAAGGCCTTCATCTCCCTCGGAGCCCCATGGGGCGGCGTGGCCAAAACCCTGCGCGTCATGACCTCCG GTGACAACGACCGCATCCCGCTGATCAGCTCGCTGAAGATCCGCGCCCAGCAGCGCACGGCCGTGTCCACGCCCTGGCTCCTCCCCTACGGCAACACGTGGCCCTCGGGCAAGGTGCTGGTGTACACCGCCAACGAGAACTACACGCTGGGCGACTACCAGCGCTTCTTCTCCGACATCAGCTACGAGGAGGGCTGGGCCATGCGGCACGACACCGAGGCGCTGGTGAACGTGCTGGAGCCGCCCGGCGTGGAGCTGCACTGCCTGTACGGGACGGGCGTGGACACGCCCGAGGCTTTCCACTACGGAGCCGGCTTCCCCGACGTGGAGCCCACCGTGGTGGACAACGGCGACGGAGACGGCACGGTGAACCTGGTGTCCGCCGTGGCCTGCAAGCGCTGGGTGGGCCGCCAGAAGCAGCCCGTCGTCCTGCACGAGCTGCCAGGGAACGAGCACGTGGCCATGCTGCTCAACTACACCACCATCGCCTACATCAAGAACGTGCTCTTCCCCTGA
- the lcat gene encoding phosphatidylcholine-sterol acyltransferase, with product MELLRVLAPALLLFLVLQQATAFWLLNVIFPPSAQPRQSPKNSTPPVIIVPGNLGNRLEAKIDKPTLVHWLCYKKTEDYFPLWIDLNMFMPIGLDCWIDNIRIVYNRTTRTTSNAPGVDVRVPGFGQTYPVEFLDANRLTGYFYTMVQHLVNLGYVRNETIRAAPYDWRIAPNEHAEYFSRLKGLVEEMYKEYQHPVYLLGHSMGCNYILYFLNHQPQAWKDHYIRGFISLGSPWGGAVKTLRVLASGENDGIPLVSTIKIREEQRMTTTNPWMMPTKDAWPTDHVFISTPSFNYTNQDYQRFFSDIHFEDGWYMWEDTKDLTAGLPPPGVEVHCLYGVGSPTPVTYVYDENFPNADPVDIVYDDGDDTVDSRSMSLCKRWAGQQKQPVHVTEIRGLLHLDTVFDHRVLSLLQRILVGLPDEPPTPTEESPSPSPPAPSQAPSPSPLTTPGQPPTDSPASSNYTTGL from the exons ATGGAGCTCTTGCGTGTCCTGGCACCCGCCCTCCTGCTGTTCCTAGTGCTCCAGCAGGCCACCGCCTTCTGGCTCCTCAACGTCATCTTCCCACCCAGCGCCCAGCCCCGGCAGAGCCCAAAAAACAGCACCCCACCTGTGATTATAG TGCCGGGGAACCTGGGAAACCGTCTGGAGGCCAAAATCGACAAGCCCACCCTGGTGCACTGGCTGTGCTACAAGAAGACTGAAGACTACTTCCCCCTGTGGATCGACCTGAACATGTTCATGCCCATCGGGCTCGACTGCTGGATTGACAACATCCG GATTGTGTACAACAGGACGACCCGAACGACCTCCAATGCTCCCGGGGTTGACGTAAGGGTCCCAGGGTTTGGCCAAACTTACCCTGTGGAGTTCCTGGATGCAAACAGGTTGACTG GGTACTTCTATACTATGGTCCAGCACCTGGTGAATTTAGGATATGTCCGCAACGAGACCATCCGTGCGGCTCCCTACGATTGGAGGATCGCACCCA aTGAGCACGCAGAGTACTTCTCGCGGCTGAAGGGTCTCGTGGAGGAGATGTACAAGGAGTATCAGCACCCAGTCTACCTACTGGGCCACAGCATGGGCTGCAACTACATCTTGTACTTCCTGAACCACCAGCCTCAGGCCTGGAAGGACCACTACATCAGGGGCTTTATCTCACTGGGCTCCCCCTGGGGTGGGGCTGTCAAAACCCTCCGGGTCCTAGCCTCAG GTGAGAATGACGGCATCCCACTGGTGTCCACCATCAAGATCCGTGAGGAGCAGCGTATGACCACCACCAACCCCTGGATGATGCCCACCAAGGACGCCTGGCCCACCGACCATGTCTTCATCTCCACCCCCTCTTTCAACTACACCAACCAGGACTACCAGCGCTTCTTCTCGGACATCCACTTCGAGGACGGCTGGTACATGTGGGAGGACACAAAGGACCTGACGGCTGGCCTGCCCCCTCCTGGCGTGGAGGTGCACTGCTTATATGGTGTGGGGAGCCCCACGCCGGTCACCTATGTCTACGATGAGAACTTCCCCAACGCCGACCCGGTGGACATTGTGTACGATGATGGCGACGACACGGTGGACAGCCGCAGCATGAGCCTGTGCAAGCGCTGGGCAGGGCAGCAGAAGCAGCCTGTCCACGTCACCGAAATCCGCGGCCTCCTCCACCTGGACACCGTCTTTGACCACCGCGTGCTCTCCTTGCTCCAGCGCATCCTGGTGGGCCTGCCGGACGAACCGCCCACTCCCACGGAGGAGTCCCCTTCCCCCAGTCCCCCCGCGCCCAGCCAAGCCCCCAGCCCTAGCCCCCTCACTACTCCTGGGCAGCCCCCCACTGACTCCCCCGCATCATCCAATTATACGACAGGGCTATAG
- the uba2 gene encoding SUMO-activating enzyme subunit 2, translating into MVQLVGSLRKELADSVSSCRLLVVGAGGIGCELLKNLVLTGFRNIEVIDLDTIDVSNLNRQFLFQKKHVGKSKAQVAKESVLRFCPKANITAYHDSIMNPDYNVEFFRNFTLVMNALDNRAARNHVNRMCLAADIPLIESGTAGYLGQVTVIKKGLTECYECQPKPTQKTFPGCTIRNTPSEPIHCIVWAKYLYNQLFGEEDADQEVSPDTADPEAAWDPAEVAARAGASNQDGDIKRVSTKEWARSTGYNPVKIFNKLFKDDIKYLLTMDKLWKKRKAPQPLDWTEVQKLACPLEEVSGAGLKDQQVLGVRGYSHLFSRSIETLRVQLAEKGEGGELTWDKDDPPAMDFVTSAANLRMHIFSMNMKSRFDVKSMAGNIIPAIATTNAVIAGLIVLEALKILSGDLEQCRTIFLNKQPNPRKKLLVPCALDPPNASCYVCASKPEVTVRLNVHKTQVLSLQDKILKEKLGMVAPDVQIEDGKGTILISSEEGETSANNNRSLSEFGIRNGSRLQVDDFLQDYTLLINVLHCEDLGKDVEFELVGDAPDKAPPQPSVPEGGKGIANGSEDSAQPSTSSKATPAEDDDVLIVDSDEEPSSSGADVARETGALKRKLQDAETGEGVAKRQRVEQAPAEDDDIIALD; encoded by the exons ATGGTGCAGCTTGTGGGGTCCCTCCGTAAAGAGCTCGCTGATTCCGTGTCCTCTTGTCGACTGCTGGTCGTTGGAGCTGGAGGAATCGGCTGCGAGCTGCTAAAAAATCTAGTCCTTACCGGCTTCAGAAATATCGAAGTG ATTGACCTGGACACCATCGATGTGAGTAACCTGAACCGACAGTTCCTCTTCCAGAAGAAACATGTGGGGAAATCTAAAGCCCAG GTGGCTAAGGAGAGTGTATTGCGATTCTGTCCTAAAGCCAACATCACAGCCTACCATGACAGCATCATGAA TCCGGATTACAATGTGGAGTTCTTCAGGAATTTCACACTGGTCATGAACGCGTTGGATAACCGAG CGGCCCGTAACCATGTCAACCGGATGTGTCTGGCGGCGGACATTCCCCTGATCGAGAGTGGCACAGCAGGTTACCTGGGCCAGGTGACTGTCATCAAGAAG GGCCTGACCGAGTGCTACGAGTGCCAGCCCAAACCCACTCAGAAAACCTTCCCAGGATGCACCATCCGCAACACCCCGTCCGAGCCCATCCACTGCATCGTGTGGGCCAAGTATCTCTACAA CCAGCTGTTCGGAGAGGAGGACGCCGACCAGGAGGTGTCCCCCGACACGGCGGACCCCGAAGCTGCCT GGGACCCTGCGGAGGTAGCCGCCCGAGCTGGCGCGTCCAATCAGGATGGAGACATCAAGCGTGTGTCCACCAAGGAGTGGGCCCGGTCCACGGGGTACAACCCCGTCAAGATCTTCAACAAG CTCTTCAAAGATGACATCAAGTACCTGCTGACCATGGACAAGCTTTGGAAGAAGAGGAAAGCACCGCAGCCTCTAGACTGGACTGAAGTACAGAAGCTTG CATGCCCCCTGGAGGAGGTATCGGGGGCAGGGCTAAAGGATCAGCAGGTGCTCGGTGTGCGGGGGTACAGCCACCTCTTCTCCCGAAGCATTGAGACATTGCGTGTGCAGCTGGCCGAGAAGGGGGAAGGAGGAGAACTCACCTGGGACAAG GACGACCCCCCTGCGATGGACTTTGTGACGTCCGCGGCAAACCTGCGCATGCACATCTTCAGCATGAACATGAAGAGTCGCTTCGACGTCAAGT CTATGGCCGGGAACATCATCCCCGCGATCGCCACCACCAACGCCGTGATCGCCGGCCTCATCGTGCTGGAGGCCCTGAAGATCCTCTCTGGAGACCTGGAGCAGTGCCGCACG atctTCCTGAATAAGCAGCCTAACCCGCGTAAGAAGCTGCTGGTTCCGTGCGCTCTGGACCCGCCCAACGCCAGCTGCTACGTGTGCGCCAGCAAACCCGAGGTCACCGTCCGTCTCAACGTGCACAAGACCCAGGTGCTCAGCCTGCAGGACAAG ATTCTGAAGGAGAAGTTGGGCATGGTGGCACCTGACGTGCAGATCGAGGACGGGAAGGGAACCATCCTCATCTCCTCAGAGGAAGGAGAGACCTCTG caaaCAATAACCGCAGTCTATCTGAGTTTGGTATCAGGAATGGAAGCAGGTTGCAAGTGGATGACTTCCTCCAAGATTACACGCTCCTGATAAATGTGTTGCACTG CGAGGACTTGGGGAAGGACGTTGAGTTTGAGCTGGTGGGCGATGCCCCGGACAAGGCCCCACCACAGCCCAGTGTTCCAGAAGGGGGAAAGGGCATCGCCAACGGCAGCGAAGACTCCGCCCAGCCTTCCACCTCCTCTAAAg CAACCCCAGCAGAGGATGATGACGTTCTCATCGTGGATTCGGACGAAGAGCCGTCCTCCAGCGGCGCGGATGTTGCCCGGGAGACGGGCGCGCTCAAAAGGAAGCTGCAGGACGCGGAGACCGGCGAAGGCGTCGCCAAGCGCCAGCGAGTGGAGCAAGCGCCCGCCGAAGACGATGACATCATTGCGCTCGACTAG